The following coding sequences lie in one Arachis hypogaea cultivar Tifrunner chromosome 9, arahy.Tifrunner.gnm2.J5K5, whole genome shotgun sequence genomic window:
- the LOC112711958 gene encoding uncharacterized protein: MLPTSSSKGRASSSSSSSRPNPMLLPYLRRIIKWQQMDIEYTFWQMLHLCTSPKVVYQHTKYHKQTKNQWARDDPAFVVICSLLLAISTLAYCAAYDHSSAHAIFVVFSVLLFHFFLTGLFLATFCWFLTNAYLREEAPNSYVVEQRVEWMYAFDVHCNSFFPMFVLLYVIHYFLSPLLVAHGFIPVLLSNLLFMVGASYYHYLNFLGYDVLPFLERTTFFLYPIGVVIVLSPILILSGFNPSRYFMNVYFSRQI; encoded by the exons ATGTTGCCCACATCATCTTCGAAAGGACGCGCTtcgtcctcctcttcttcttctcgacCTAATCCCATGCTCCTTCCCTACCTCCGTAGAATCATCAAG TGGCAACAAATGGATATCGAATATACGTTTTGGCAAATGCTTCATCTATGTACGTCACCAAAAGTTGT CTACCAGCATACAAAGTATCATAAAC AAACCAAGAACCAATGGGCACGTGACGACCCTGCTTTTGTTGTGATCTGCAGCCTTCTTTTGGCCATTTCAACTCTGGCTTATTGTGCAGC gTATGATCACAGTAGTGCACATGCAATTTTTGTTGTCTTCTCAGTATTGCTCTTCCACTTCTTTTTGACTGGGTTATTTCTAGCTACTTTTTGTTG GTTCCTAACTAATGCCTATCTTCGAGAAGAGGCTCCAAATAGTTATGTGGTGGAACAGCGTGTTGAATG gatgtATGCATTTGATGTGCATTGTAACTCTTTCTTCCCAATGTTTGTATTGCTATATG TGATCCATTATTTTCTGTCTCCTCTATTGGTGGCTCATGGCTTCATTCCAGTTTTGCTGTCAAATCTACTGTTCATGGTGGGCGCATCATACTATcattatctaaattttttaggTTACGATG TTCTGCCCTTTTTGGAGAGGACCACCTTTTTCCTTTACCCGATTGGTGTTGTAATTGTCCTATCTCCCATTT TGATTTTGAGTGGCTTCAATCCTTCTAGATACTTCATGAATGTGTACTTCAGCCGACAAATATGA
- the LOC112711962 gene encoding uncharacterized protein, which produces MSTGKPKDGDFQMVAVPGSSKPPLAPSSSNALVEYTTPVTFKEEEEDLEVKLRRIIDNVPVRVSNTSGSSAGSGSGDFHQYRQMRRKEQDRLARMEVDYQKRKELAEFKMRREERLKAAEERTAKKRAKRQKKKQRKKEKKMKLNSGEEQPEKEDTSDDGDSDKDEEAAP; this is translated from the exons ATGTCGACGGGCAAACCCAAAGACGGTGACTTTCAGATGGTTGCAGTGCCTGGAAGCTCAAAACCGCCGCTAGCGCCATCATCTTCGAATGCCTTAGTGGAATACACAACACCGGTGACTTtcaaggaggaagaggaggacctGGAAGTCAAGCTACGCCGTATTATCGATAACGTCCCCGTGCGTGTCAGCAACACCTCCGGTAGTTCTGCCGGTTCTGGCTCCGGTGACTTCCACCAG TATCGGCAAATGCGGCGTAAGGAGCAAGATCGACTTGCTAGGATGGAGGTTGACTACCAGAAGAGGAAAGAGCTAGCAGAATTTAAAATGAGAAGGGAGGAAAGGCTAAAAGCTGCAGAAGAACGGACGGCAAAGAAAAGAGCAAAGCGTCaaaagaagaagcaaaggaaaaaggagaagaagatgaaATTAAACAGCGGAGAAGAGCAGCCAGAGAAAGAAGATACTTCAGATGATGGAGACTCTGATAAAGATGAAGAGGCAGCACCTTAG
- the LOC112711959 gene encoding protein TIC 21, chloroplastic produces MQTLLPPATHTGRFTVAPAAAPLSASAISSCRIPRTILRANFLPSLSLKSLPSLAPSSSLFGSFVSRRPWKLPFTVVSASSQVSQAYSPSNDESEKAKLDQVSKRLEKTARYFKRLGSLGFWGQLVCTVVAAVILSFSVVVTGKVTSPATFYATAGGIAAAFISVFWSFGYIRLSEKLRRTASDPTKAPPRADVIKSLKNGIVVNLLGMGAAILGMQATVGLLVAKALTSSANPYYQGISPGYSPVLALDVFLVQASANTILSHFLGLVFSLELLRSVTLPPSEATPFPKFA; encoded by the exons ATGCAAACACTACTTCCGCCGGCAACACACACCGGGAGGTTCACGGTGGCGCCGGCCGCGGCTCCGCTTTCAGCCTCCGCAATATCCTCCTGTCGGATTCCCCGAACTATTCTCCGCGCGAATTTCCTTCCCTCACTCTCTCTGAAGTCTCTTCCCTCACTTGCACCTTCGTCTTCCTTGTTCGGTTCCTTTGTTTCTCGCCGTCCATGGAAGCTTCCCTTCACCGTCGTGAGCGCTTCCTCTCAAGTTTCTCAAGCTTACTCTCCCTCCAACGACGAATCAGAGAAAGCAAAACTTGATCAg GTGTCGAAGAGATTGGAGAAGACTGCGAGGTACTTCAAGCGATTGGGGAGCTTAGGGTTTTGGGGTCAGCTAGTGTGCACCGTGGTGGCTGCAGTTATACTTTCCTTTTCAGTTGTTGTCACCGGAAAAGTCACGTCGCCGGCTACGTTTTATGCAACTGCCGGTGGAATTGCGGCTGCTTTCATCTCAGTGTTTTGGTCGTTTGGTTATATTCGGCTGTCTGAGAAGCTTAGAAGAACTGCCAGCGACCCAACCAAG GCACCCCCTCGTGCTGATGTAATTAAAAGCTTGAAAAATGGTATCGTAGTGAACCTTTTGGGAATGGGTGCTGCTATTCTTGGGATGCAAGCTACTGTTGGATTGTTGGTTGCAAAGGCTCTCACTTCCTCTGCCAACCCATATTATCAGGGAATATCTCCGGGCTACAGCCCTGTTCTTGCTTTGGATGTATTTTTGGTGCAG GCTTCCGCCAACACCATTCTTTCTCATTTTCTTGGGCTAGTTTTCTCACTAGAGTTGTTGAGATCTGTCACATTACCACCGTCAGAAGCAACTCCATTTCCCAAGTTTGCATAA